The Octadecabacter arcticus 238 genomic sequence AACGCCCTTACGAATATCTTGCGTGGCGGAAGCCTGAAGATGCTCTTCCTGTGATTTCCTTTGCGAGCCAAAAGGGTGGGACGGCAAAATCGCTGTCAGCCGCACATTTTGCGCAATACCTCAGTTTACACTATGGCATGCGTGTAGGAATAATGGACGCGGACCCTCAAAGTACAATAACGCTGTATTTTGTGGGTGGCGAAGAGATGCCAGCCATGCCGGATGAAAACACGCCAACGATGGTGGATTTTGCGGGCTTGTTTCAGACAACCGAAGATCTACCTTTTACGGACTACGACGCGCCTACGCTGGACACCTTCTTCAAGAAAACTTCCTGGCCTGGTGTACGTTTGTTGCCCGCTCACGGTGAAACTTCTGAGGGCGAAATTCAGATCGCAAGAATTCTGCGCGCAGATATTCCTGGTAAAAGGTTTTATCGATTTCTAAAGGATGCAATTGACCGCTGGCGTGATGGGCATGTCCCCGTCACCAAGCCCAATGAGCTCATGAGTGATGGGAAAGTAGATCGATCAAAGCTTGATGCGGCTCTTGTGGAGACGCTTGATTGTATCATCATTGACTATCAGCCCGCACTTACCCTTTTCCAGCTCAACAACGTCATAGCATCCTCTTCGCTCATCATTCCTCAGACGATGAAGGGATTCGATATAGCAACACTTTCAACATTTGTCACAGGACTACTGACTATGTTGCGCCACATATTCGCGAATGAGCGTCTGGATATCGGTGCAGGTGCCAACATGTTGCTGCCGACCATAGTCCAACGAACGAATGAGCAGGATTTGAAACAGGTTAGCAATCTTCTAGAGAACTGTCCGGACGAAGTCCTTCCAGTGTTTTACCTGCGTTCAGATGCGATCTCGAACGCATCTGACGTCTACCAGTCTGTTTACGAGTACGAGCCCGATACGCCCGGCAAGAAGAAAGGCATCAATCGTTTTATCGACAACGCTGATGCTGTGAACGACGCGATCGTATCCCGTTTGTGGCCTGGATTAGAACGAGGTTACGCAGACGCTTGGATGGAAGATTTCTATGACTTTGGAGAGGATGCAGAATGAAGCGCTCGATCAGTAGCTCTGTCTTACGCAAAAAATCAGCTGAGACCGCTGAGGCTCTACCAAAAGACGTTGTAAGTGATCCTGTTCAGGAAGCCATAACTGCCGCACCTGAGCCCGCCACAGGTTTGAAACCTAGGATGGGCGGCTCAGGCAGCGCTTGGAAAGCGGGAGCCCTTAGCGACACTCAAGTCCTTCTGAACGAGAAGCGTGCGCAGATCGTAGAGCATATTCTACAAGGGAAGCATGAGCTGGAACTTGATCCCACCCAAATCATAGATGAGATTGGGACGGATAGACGAGATGACTGGATAGATCAGGACGCTTTCAACTCCCTGCTTGAAAGCATTGAGAAAAATGGACAAGACACACCGATTCAGATATGGTCAGTCGATCCACATTGGCAACCCGATCCACTAGATCCAGAGAACTGTACTGGCGTTCCATTTTTTCTAATCACTGGCCGTAGACGGCATGCCATTGCTCAGAAGCTCGGTCGACCTGTCAGGGCCATTTTGGCATCGCCGGAGAAGAGAGGCGTTTCAGACGATCAGTTTGAGATGCTATTCATGCGCTTCAGGGAAAATGAAGAGCGCGAAAACCTTGGTGCTTTCGAGCGTCTTCTATCGGTTGGCCAGATGTTTGATCGCTATGAAACTGCCAACCCTGACAAAAAGGTAACCGCTGTTGGATTTGCAAGCATCATCGGCGTGCATGAAAGCCACGTTTCGAGGGGGAAGGCGGTATTGAAGGCGCGCGATGAGATCTTGCACGCGTGCAAGAATGTCTATGGGCTTAGCCATCGAGAGCTCGAGAAAGTTGTCGCTGATCTGGTAAAAAGGCCGGTTAAGGCGGCTAAAGGTACAACCAAAACGAAGAAGCTAACAATCATACGCAAGTTTGGTAGGGAGAAGCTTTCTGTCTCATCACAAGGCGGAAAGCTATCGATCAGTGCTGCGGGAATAGATTTGGACAAGCAGAGCCTAGAAGGCTTAGGCGACATGATCGCAGCTTATCTACAAGAACACGGGTCGAAGAAATGAAAACGCTCACCTGCAACGACAGGGAAGGGCGCACGACCCCAATTGAGGCAAAGAGCAGAAAGGAGCATCACGTGATCTAACGGCAAAAGAAAAGCCCCCAAACCTCGCGGCATGAGAGCTGATCTAATTTCTGTTGCAAGACTTAGATAACTCTCCCGCGAATCGAAGTCAACGAGACAACACCGATTTGGTGAACGGGACCCTTTTGCCTTCATGCAACTGATGGAGGTTTAACAACACTCATGAAACATAACGGATGGCGCAAGCCAACTCCGGGCCTTGTAGTCGCTGAAAAGCATGCACAAGCCGGTGAACAGCTGTCGATACCTAAATCACAGGCAACCAGTGCGACCAAAAGGGTCGCTGCAACGATCGGATTGCAGGCCCAGGACCTGCTTCTGCTCGATACCTTTGCTGCTTTCACGCAGCCACAAGACTGGGAGCAGGGTAGGCGGCCTATTGTTTGGGCTTCGAACAATTTTTTGATGGAACAGACTGGGTTCTCCCTGTCGACGCTGAGACGTCATGTGCGCCGGTTGGCGGAGCTTGGCCTCATCTGGATCAAGGATAGCCCCAACGGCAAGCGCTACGGACACAGAGACCAGGACGGGGTTATCGTAGAGGCTTATGGCTTCGATCTGGCACCGCTCGCGGCGCGTGCGGAAGAGTTTGAGGCTCTCTACGCCCAGCTGAAGGAAGAACGTCAGTTCTGTGCGTCCCTGAGGAACGTCATCACAGTTACGCGGCGCATGATCCGTGCAAAGATCGAAAAGGCCCTAGAGAGCGGGCTACGCGGCCCGTGGCGCAAATTGCAGGAAGAATTTGCTGTGTTGCTGCTGGGGCTCCCCAAGCGCACCACAACGTCTCATAAGCTTATGGACATCGCTGACTGGTTCAAAGACTTCAAAGATCGGGTTGAGAAAGCTTTCGAAGCAGCCTTCGAGTGGCCTGAGGAATCGGATGAAAAATCACCTCTTAAGGAAGCATCGGTTCCATCAAGTGTTGTGTTAATTGATGTAGATATGGCACCCACAGGTGTCTCTAGTGCCACCCACATACTAACTACAAATCAACCTCATCTTGTAAATAGTAACTGCTTCGAAAAAAAGCACGCGGTGGGCATAGAGCTTGAACCACCGACACCTGAACGGGTTGAGAGGCCAGAAGATGTCGGTATTGATATCAAATGGAGCACGCATACCAAGAAACGCAAATCTGATATTGATATCCCGACGTTAATGCTGACCTGTCCGCACTTTGCTGAGATGGCACGCGGGATGGAGGGGTACATTCGAAACTGGGATGACCTCCACCGAGCCGCAGGAAAGATGCGTGGGATGGTGGGGATATCAGAGAACGCCTGGAATGTGTCGCAACGCGCGCTTGGACCAACTGTTGCCTCTGCAGCTATCGCTCTAATCTTTGATAAACACTCAACTGGAGAGGTTAAATCGCCCGGTGGCTATCTGCGCGGGATGGTCGAGAAGGCGCGGGCAGGCGAGTTGCATCTGGATCGTAGTTTCTACGGCCGTTTGAGTGAAAAGGTCGGGGTTCGTTGATGACAAAACGCATGAACCCCTTGAAATACAGGCATTCGATGGAACGTATTTTAATGAAATCGTCCATATCAGTGGAAATGTCGTGTTCTTTCACTCTGCGTTTGTTGATTACGATGACCAGTTGGCATATATTGCCAATAAGGAGATAGACCTATGGTTACACGCAATGTCGTACTGACAGAGTCCCAAGATGAGCTGGTGCAAGGCCTGATTTCGTCGGGACGATACCAAAATGCGAGCGAAGCTCTGCGCGCAGGTTTACGGCTTCTTGAGCGCGAGGAAGCTGGTTTGATCGAGCTTCGAAATGGATTGCGGCTGGGTCTCGCACAGATCGAATCTGGAGACCTCGCCGAAGGGACTGGGGCCGACGCCATTCGACGTGCCTTTGGTAAGGCCCGTTCGGGAACTTGACCCGTTCATTTAGACTGACAAGGAAGGCTGAAGACAGCTTGGTCGATATCGCGCGTTGGACGATTGAGCAGTTTGGTGCACGACAGGCCGATCTCTATGAGACCGAACTGGTCGCGAAATGCGAAGCACTTGCGCGCGGTGATGCCGTATCTCGTAGTTGTGCCATCCTTGTCGATGACGAAATGGAGTTGCGCTACGCGAGGGCAGGAGAGCATTTTGTCGTATTCTTGGAACGCTCTGCTGAGGTCTTGGTTGTGGATATCTTGCATTCGCGAAGCGATTTACCCCGCCACATCGCTGCTTTGGGAGCACTCAAAAATGACGGGTCGAACTAGGGTTAGCGTCTCGCCAACACCTTACAGGCCTGCAGCCTTGGTCAGGTTGACACGGAACCGATCGCGGCGGCGTTGGTAGCGGCGGGTCATCTCGGCTGACGCGTGGCCGAGGTGTTTCTGGACGTAGCGTTCGTCAACTTCGGCATAACTCGCGAGGCCGGCGCGCAGGGAGTGGCCCGAGAACAGCGCGATGCGTTCTTTTTCGGGGAGGTGGGACCGGATGCCAGCATCCAGCACTGTTTGCTTAATGAGCCGCGCGACGTGTTTGTCACTGAGCCGCGCCTCCAGAGCCTTCGTGCAATCACGGGACGTGCGGACGAACACAGGCCCAAAATCGATCTTGGCGAAATGCAGCCATTGCTCAATTGCATGAACGGGACAAGTCTGGTCGCTTGATCCCCGACCGATTTCCACTTCGCGCCACCCGGTCTTTGCGTTGAGCGTGAGCAGGGCGCCCTGGTCAAGAATATCAACCCATCCTTCCGAGGGTTCTGTCGCAAATTTTGGTGGCGTTTGAGTGCGGGCATCGCCCGGACATAATTATGCTGCGAGCGCCGCAAACTGCTGAAACGCGGTGAGACTGTTGGCATGGAGCTGCCCCTTTCGGATCATGTGCGCAGTCTCGATTCCAGCCAAGGTCGCCTCGGCAGAATGGAAGGCCTTGAAGCCTAGCATCGGCCCCGTGATCCTCTTTACGAAGCGATGATCCTGTTCGATGATGTTGTTGAGGTATTTGACCTGCAGGATCTTGATCGTGTTGCCGGAGCCCATGAACTTCAGAATTACATTGACGCTTTCCAGACCCGCCAGATTGGCGCCGCTCTTGTCGATGACAACACGGTCAGGCACGCCGTTCGTGCCAATCGCGCGCTTGAAGAATCGACGGGCTGCTGCCTTGTTGCGACGCTCAGACAGCATGAAATCAAGGGTTTTCCCCGTGTTGTCGACAGCGCGGTAATAGTAGGTCCATTTGCCTTTAACCTTGATGTAGGTTTCATCCATACGCCAAGATTCTGCAGTCGGCTTCTTACGCGACTGCGCTTGTGTCGCCAGCAGCGGCGCAAACTTAACCACCCAACGGTCAAGTGTCCCATGATCAACATCAACGCCGCGTTCCTCCATGATCTCTTCAAGATCACGGTAGGAGACCGGGTAGCGTAGATAGAAAAAGATCGCGAAAAGGATCACGTCCTTCGGGAAGTGCGTACCCTTGAAATCGATCATTGCCCTACATCCCCGACCCGTTATGTTTGCCCAAAAAGCATTGCCCCATTACGAACAGACGGGAAAGCCCAAAAACTTTGCGACAGAACCTGCAAATGCGCTTCTTTTGCTGGATGATGGGAAGTCCTGTCAGGTAATCGCGGAATTTCTATATTTGGACGACGACACCGTTCGCGGCTGGCACAAAACCTATCGTGAAAACGGCTGGGATGCGCTTGCAGCTGATGGCTGGAAAGGCGGTCAATCTCGTATGGCCGCTGATCAAGAGGCGGCATTATGCGACTGGCTGGACGGCCGCTTCTGCCACTCGTCGGTTGAGATAAGAGCCCACGTTTCAACAAAATTTGGCCTGCGCTACTCGCACTCTGGCTGCATCAAGCTTCTTGCCCGGTTGGGGTTTGAATATCGCAAGCCCAAGGCCCTGCCGCGCGTTGTCTCTGCTGAAAAGCAGGCAGCATTTATGGTTCTGTCGCAAAGTTTTTTGTCTTTCGCGGTGACGCGTAATGGCGCAATATTTTGTGGGCAACCATAACGGGTAAGGGATGTAGAGCCATGATCGATTTCAAGGGTATGCACTTCCCGAAGGACGTGATCCTTTTCGCGGTCTTCTTTTATCTTCGCTACCCGGTCTCATACCGTGATCTTGAAGAGATCATGGAGGAGCGTGGCGTTGATGTTGATCATGGGACGCTGAACCGTTGGGTAGTTAAGTTTGCGCCGCTGCTGGCGACACAAGCGCAAGCCCGGAAGAAGCCAACTGCAGTATCTTGGCGCATGGACGAAACATACATCAAGGTTAAGGGCAAATGGACCTACTATTACCGGGCGGTCGACAACACAGGGAAAACCCTTGATTTTATGCTGTCTGAGCGTCGCGACAAGGCGGCAGCCCGCCGATTTTTCAAGCGCGCAATTGGCACGAACGGCGTGCCTGACCGTGTTGTCATCGACAAAAGCGGCGCTAATCTGGCGGGTCTGCAAAGCGTCAATGTGATCCTGAAGTTCACGGGCTCCGGCAACACAATCAAGATCCTGCAGGTCAAATACCTCAACAACATCATCGAACAGGATCATCGCTTCGTAAAACGGATTACGGGGCCGATGCTTGGCTTCAAGGCCTTCCATTCTGCCGAGGCGACACTGGCTGGGATCGAGACCGCGCACATGATCCGAAAGGGGCAGCTCCATGCCAACGGCCTTACCGCGTTTCAGCAATTTGCGGCGCTCGCAGCGTAATTGTGTCCAGCCGATCCCCGCACTTAAACCTCAATAAAATTTGCGACAGAACCCGTGGGATCTATGCAACAACGCCCAGATGACCTGTAATCTGCTCGGGGCTCAATTCCTCCCGGATCATCTTTTCAATCCTAGTCCACATTACATCCGAGATACGGGTCCGGCAAATTTGTGCCTGCCGTGAGCAAGCCAGACGATGCCCCTGCTTGGGGCGATATCCGCGCAGGCCTGTGTTGCGCTTAAATTCCCGCGAAATCGTCGATTTGTTCACGCCGATCTGATCCGCAATGGCATATTGCTTCAAACCTGCTTTATTCAACGCATA encodes the following:
- a CDS encoding IS6 family transposase, which translates into the protein MIDFKGTHFPKDVILFAIFFYLRYPVSYRDLEEIMEERGVDVDHGTLDRWVVKFAPLLATQAQSRKKPTAESWRMDETYIKVKGKWTYYYRAVDNTGKTLDFMLSERRNKAAARRFFKRAIGTNGVPDRVVIDKSGANLAGLESVNVILKFMGSGNTIKILQVKYLNNIIEQDHRFVKRITGPMLGFKAFHSAEATLAGIETAHMIRKGQLHANSLTAFQQFAALAA
- a CDS encoding replication protein, whose protein sequence is MKRSISSSVLRKKSAETAEALPKDVVSDPVQEAITAAPEPATGLKPRMGGSGSAWKAGALSDTQVLLNEKRAQIVEHILQGKHELELDPTQIIDEIGTDRRDDWIDQDAFNSLLESIEKNGQDTPIQIWSVDPHWQPDPLDPENCTGVPFFLITGRRRHAIAQKLGRPVRAILASPEKRGVSDDQFEMLFMRFRENEERENLGAFERLLSVGQMFDRYETANPDKKVTAVGFASIIGVHESHVSRGKAVLKARDEILHACKNVYGLSHRELEKVVADLVKRPVKAAKGTTKTKKLTIIRKFGREKLSVSSQGGKLSISAAGIDLDKQSLEGLGDMIAAYLQEHGSKK
- the repC gene encoding plasmid replication protein RepC, which translates into the protein MKHNGWRKPTPGLVVAEKHAQAGEQLSIPKSQATSATKRVAATIGLQAQDLLLLDTFAAFTQPQDWEQGRRPIVWASNNFLMEQTGFSLSTLRRHVRRLAELGLIWIKDSPNGKRYGHRDQDGVIVEAYGFDLAPLAARAEEFEALYAQLKEERQFCASLRNVITVTRRMIRAKIEKALESGLRGPWRKLQEEFAVLLLGLPKRTTTSHKLMDIADWFKDFKDRVEKAFEAAFEWPEESDEKSPLKEASVPSSVVLIDVDMAPTGVSSATHILTTNQPHLVNSNCFEKKHAVGIELEPPTPERVERPEDVGIDIKWSTHTKKRKSDIDIPTLMLTCPHFAEMARGMEGYIRNWDDLHRAAGKMRGMVGISENAWNVSQRALGPTVASAAIALIFDKHSTGEVKSPGGYLRGMVEKARAGELHLDRSFYGRLSEKVGVR
- a CDS encoding ParA family protein, which translates into the protein MSGNLEQFLQELSRGLSKTMVSVNKELTMRDRIKRSWSMRQCARFLNVSHQHLTKLAKDHEDFPAGNYVGRERVFTLKELMHIRALLAGTGKRPYEYLAWRKPEDALPVISFASQKGGTAKSLSAAHFAQYLSLHYGMRVGIMDADPQSTITLYFVGGEEMPAMPDENTPTMVDFAGLFQTTEDLPFTDYDAPTLDTFFKKTSWPGVRLLPAHGETSEGEIQIARILRADIPGKRFYRFLKDAIDRWRDGHVPVTKPNELMSDGKVDRSKLDAALVETLDCIIIDYQPALTLFQLNNVIASSSLIIPQTMKGFDIATLSTFVTGLLTMLRHIFANERLDIGAGANMLLPTIVQRTNEQDLKQVSNLLENCPDEVLPVFYLRSDAISNASDVYQSVYEYEPDTPGKKKGINRFIDNADAVNDAIVSRLWPGLERGYADAWMEDFYDFGEDAE
- a CDS encoding type II toxin-antitoxin system ParD family antitoxin, producing MVTRNVVLTESQDELVQGLISSGRYQNASEALRAGLRLLEREEAGLIELRNGLRLGLAQIESGDLAEGTGADAIRRAFGKARSGT
- a CDS encoding type II toxin-antitoxin system RelE/ParE family toxin — protein: MTRSFRLTRKAEDSLVDIARWTIEQFGARQADLYETELVAKCEALARGDAVSRSCAILVDDEMELRYARAGEHFVVFLERSAEVLVVDILHSRSDLPRHIAALGALKNDGSN
- a CDS encoding IS6 family transposase, whose amino-acid sequence is MIDFKGMHFPKDVILFAVFFYLRYPVSYRDLEEIMEERGVDVDHGTLNRWVVKFAPLLATQAQARKKPTAVSWRMDETYIKVKGKWTYYYRAVDNTGKTLDFMLSERRDKAAARRFFKRAIGTNGVPDRVVIDKSGANLAGLQSVNVILKFTGSGNTIKILQVKYLNNIIEQDHRFVKRITGPMLGFKAFHSAEATLAGIETAHMIRKGQLHANGLTAFQQFAALAA
- a CDS encoding helix-turn-helix domain-containing protein, which translates into the protein MFAQKALPHYEQTGKPKNFATEPANALLLLDDGKSCQVIAEFLYLDDDTVRGWHKTYRENGWDALAADGWKGGQSRMAADQEAALCDWLDGRFCHSSVEIRAHVSTKFGLRYSHSGCIKLLARLGFEYRKPKALPRVVSAEKQAAFMVLSQSFLSFAVTRNGAIFCGQP